One Prodigiosinella aquatilis DNA window includes the following coding sequences:
- a CDS encoding efflux RND transporter permease subunit, with protein sequence MPQFFINRPVFAWVVAAFIVLFGLIAIPRLPIERYPSVAPPTVNITASYPGATPQTMNDSVVSLIERELSSVKNMLYFESSTDTSGSAQITVTFKPGTNPDLAQVDVQNRLKAIEPRLPQVVRQNGVDVESSSSDFLLIVTLTSTDGRLDEIALSDYMSRNIIEELRRIDGVGRVQLFGAERAMRIWVDPAKLISFNLSMNDLSTAISQQNAQIAPGRVGDAPALPGQWVTIPLTVQGQLETPAQFAAIVLRANADGSNVVMGDVARVALGAQSYGFSTRLNGQLSTGAAVQLSPGANAVRTSEAVRARLAELSKSMPRGMNYSVPFDTAPFVKVSIEKVIYTLLEAMVLVFLVMYLFLQNIRYTLIPAIVAPIALLGTFAVMLVAGFSINVLTMFGMVLAIGIIVDDAIVVVENVERLMATESLSPKEATIKAMREITGAVIGITLVLTAVFIPMAFASGSVGVIYKQFTLSMAVPILFSAFLALSLTPALCATLLKPVVSGHQQNRGFFGGFNRRFDRLAQGYETGVFALIVRTGRVMMVFGAIVVVLVLAFRQLPSAFLPEEDQGNFMTSFQLPADATMERTLDVVKVFERYVAKRPSVDVNLSILGFGFSGSGPNTALAFTTLKDWGDRHGATAQEEVRLAQQAMSQTVDGTVMSLMPPAIDGLGTTSGFALRLQDRANQGNAALLAAQSQLIQLAEQSKKVTGVYPDGLPVGTSIRLDIDRTKAQALGVSFTDISEILSAAIGSLYVNDFPNAGRMQQVIIQADAPARMQLDDVLKLYVRNAAGGMVPLREVVTPAWGEMPLQLVRYQGYPTARISGSAAPGTSSGEAMIEMERLAAQLPPGFTVEWTGQSLQERQSATQAPMLMALSMLVVFLVLAALYESWSIPLSVMLVVPLGLIGAVAAVLLRGLPDDVFFKIGLITVIGLSAKNAILIVEFATQLREQGKGLVESAVLAARLRLRPILMTSLAFGLGVVPLMVAMGASAETQHAIGTGVFGGMVSATLLAVFFVPVFFVFVMGLQARFETWRIDRRARKTVHSQFKKD encoded by the coding sequence ATGCCACAATTTTTTATTAACCGCCCGGTGTTTGCCTGGGTAGTTGCGGCCTTCATCGTATTGTTTGGCCTGATCGCCATTCCCAGATTGCCGATCGAACGCTATCCCTCAGTGGCGCCTCCAACCGTCAACATTACTGCGTCCTATCCCGGGGCCACGCCGCAAACCATGAATGATTCGGTGGTGAGCTTAATTGAGCGGGAACTGTCCAGCGTCAAAAATATGCTGTATTTCGAGTCGTCCACCGATACTTCCGGTTCTGCGCAAATTACGGTGACTTTTAAGCCGGGTACCAACCCCGATCTGGCTCAGGTGGACGTACAGAATCGCCTCAAGGCGATCGAACCGCGTTTGCCGCAGGTGGTGCGGCAAAATGGCGTTGACGTCGAGTCGTCCAGTTCGGATTTTCTGCTGATTGTCACGTTGACCTCCACAGATGGACGCTTGGACGAGATTGCGCTGAGCGATTATATGTCGCGCAACATTATCGAGGAGCTTAGGCGCATTGATGGCGTGGGCCGAGTCCAGTTGTTTGGTGCAGAACGAGCAATGCGCATTTGGGTCGATCCAGCCAAGCTGATCTCGTTTAACTTGTCCATGAACGATTTGTCCACTGCGATCAGCCAGCAGAATGCCCAGATTGCGCCGGGCCGGGTGGGTGATGCTCCCGCGTTGCCGGGGCAGTGGGTGACCATTCCGCTGACGGTACAAGGGCAGTTGGAGACACCGGCGCAATTTGCAGCCATCGTGCTGCGCGCCAATGCAGACGGTTCTAACGTGGTGATGGGCGACGTGGCCAGGGTTGCGCTGGGCGCGCAATCTTATGGTTTTAGTACGCGCCTGAACGGTCAGCTGTCCACGGGTGCCGCAGTGCAGCTTTCACCAGGTGCCAACGCAGTTAGAACCTCTGAAGCGGTGCGTGCCAGGCTGGCGGAGTTGAGTAAGTCAATGCCGCGTGGCATGAATTACTCGGTGCCGTTTGACACCGCGCCGTTCGTAAAAGTCTCCATCGAGAAGGTCATCTACACACTGCTGGAAGCTATGGTCTTGGTGTTTCTGGTGATGTATCTGTTTTTGCAAAATATTCGCTATACCCTGATCCCGGCCATCGTGGCACCCATCGCCTTGCTGGGCACTTTCGCGGTGATGCTGGTCGCAGGATTCTCGATTAATGTATTGACCATGTTTGGCATGGTGCTGGCTATCGGTATCATTGTGGACGATGCCATAGTGGTGGTGGAAAACGTTGAGCGGCTGATGGCCACCGAAAGTCTATCGCCAAAAGAAGCGACTATAAAAGCGATGCGCGAAATCACCGGGGCGGTGATCGGTATTACTCTGGTGCTGACTGCGGTGTTTATACCGATGGCGTTTGCCAGTGGCTCAGTGGGCGTGATCTATAAACAGTTTACGCTGTCAATGGCGGTCCCCATCCTGTTCTCAGCCTTTCTGGCGCTGAGCCTGACGCCAGCCCTTTGTGCCACGCTGCTTAAGCCGGTGGTGTCGGGGCATCAACAAAATCGCGGTTTCTTTGGCGGATTTAATCGACGGTTCGACCGTTTGGCACAAGGTTACGAAACGGGCGTATTCGCGCTGATAGTGCGTACTGGCCGGGTTATGATGGTCTTTGGCGCCATCGTGGTGGTATTGGTGTTGGCGTTCCGTCAATTACCATCCGCCTTCCTACCCGAAGAGGATCAGGGCAATTTCATGACCTCGTTCCAGTTGCCAGCAGATGCGACGATGGAGCGCACACTTGATGTGGTCAAGGTTTTTGAGCGGTATGTGGCTAAGCGTCCCAGTGTGGACGTGAATCTTTCCATCCTGGGTTTTGGATTCTCCGGTTCCGGTCCGAATACTGCGCTGGCATTTACCACGTTGAAAGACTGGGGTGACCGCCACGGTGCGACGGCGCAGGAGGAAGTCAGGTTGGCCCAGCAGGCTATGTCGCAGACAGTCGATGGCACCGTGATGAGTCTAATGCCACCGGCTATTGACGGCCTGGGTACGACATCGGGATTCGCATTGCGGCTGCAAGACCGCGCCAACCAGGGAAATGCCGCGCTGCTGGCCGCACAAAGTCAGTTAATTCAACTGGCCGAACAGAGCAAAAAGGTCACTGGTGTGTATCCTGATGGACTGCCAGTTGGCACCAGCATCCGCCTGGATATCGACCGCACTAAAGCCCAGGCGTTAGGGGTATCGTTCACCGATATCAGTGAAATCCTGTCTGCGGCTATAGGATCGCTTTATGTTAACGATTTCCCCAATGCCGGACGTATGCAGCAGGTCATCATCCAGGCGGACGCGCCGGCACGTATGCAGTTGGACGATGTGCTCAAGCTTTATGTGCGCAACGCGGCAGGTGGTATGGTGCCGTTGCGCGAGGTGGTAACGCCGGCGTGGGGCGAAATGCCACTGCAACTGGTGCGATACCAGGGCTATCCCACAGCCAGGATATCGGGTAGCGCCGCGCCGGGGACGTCCAGCGGAGAAGCGATGATCGAGATGGAACGCCTGGCCGCACAGTTGCCACCGGGCTTTACGGTCGAATGGACCGGACAGTCCCTGCAGGAACGGCAGTCGGCGACGCAGGCACCGATGCTGATGGCGCTGTCCATGCTAGTGGTATTTCTGGTGCTGGCAGCCCTATATGAAAGCTGGTCAATTCCTCTATCGGTGATGCTGGTGGTGCCGCTGGGCCTGATCGGTGCGGTAGCCGCCGTATTGTTGCGCGGTCTGCCGGACGATGTGTTCTTTAAGATCGGCCTTATCACGGTTATTGGCCTGTCGGCCAAAAATGCCATTTTGATTGTGGAATTCGCCACGCAACTGCGCGAGCAAGGTAAAGGGCTTGTGGAATCCGCCGTATTGGCGGCGCGACTGCGCTTGCGGCCGATTTTGATGACGTCGCTGGCGTTTGGGCTGGGCGTGGTGCCGCTGATGGTTGCCATGGGTGCCAGCGCCGAAACACAACACGCTATCGGCACGGGCGTATTCGGCGGCATGGTCAGTGCGACGTTGCTGGCGGTATTTTTTGTTCCGGTATTCTTTGTATTTGTCATGGGGTTGCAGGCGCGTTTCGAGACATGGCGCATCGATCGTCGGGCCAGGAAGACCGTCCATTCTCAGTTTAAAAAGGATTAA
- a CDS encoding efflux RND transporter periplasmic adaptor subunit yields the protein MYWWRCNIGVVCLAVLILAGCDEPEQELIDTPTQVSVMTLVATKVDLTDELPGRVAAVRTAEIRAQVSGIVQHRLFEQGAEIKAGQPLFQINPAPFKADVDIASAALQRTEAAYVRAKVYVRRLHPLVATNAVSHQVYDDAVAQRDQTAAEVAAARATLVRRRLDLTFATVDAPISGRIDQALVTEGALVGTSDTNPMARIQQIDQVYVDVRQPASTLESLRGVFAAANPADSHGLPVAILRNNGDAYPVNGRILFSGINVDASTGDVLLRILVDNPQRLLLPGMFVRARVPHGSYAEALLVPQQAVVRNGEGAYIWVVDENRRAHLVLVRLGELVRRQYLILTGLHAGQNIVVEGMDRLAEGVEVASSPWQTMPPRSRHNLLSHREIS from the coding sequence ATGTACTGGTGGCGATGCAATATTGGAGTGGTTTGTCTGGCGGTATTGATATTAGCTGGATGCGACGAGCCTGAGCAGGAACTCATAGATACACCCACCCAGGTCTCTGTCATGACGCTGGTGGCGACCAAAGTGGATTTAACCGATGAACTGCCTGGTCGTGTCGCTGCGGTGCGTACGGCGGAAATCCGCGCTCAGGTGAGCGGAATCGTTCAGCACCGCCTGTTTGAACAGGGGGCTGAAATCAAAGCCGGCCAACCGCTGTTCCAGATTAACCCGGCTCCTTTTAAGGCTGATGTGGATATAGCGTCGGCTGCTTTGCAACGCACCGAGGCCGCGTATGTACGCGCAAAAGTGTATGTGAGACGTCTGCATCCCTTGGTAGCCACCAACGCCGTTAGCCATCAGGTATATGACGATGCGGTCGCACAACGCGATCAGACTGCCGCCGAGGTGGCAGCGGCCCGGGCCACTCTGGTGCGTAGACGTCTGGATTTGACATTCGCTACGGTGGATGCACCCATTTCAGGGCGTATCGATCAGGCGCTGGTCACTGAGGGCGCACTGGTGGGGACGTCCGACACCAATCCCATGGCTCGCATTCAGCAAATCGATCAAGTTTATGTTGACGTGAGGCAACCGGCGTCTACGTTGGAATCCTTGCGTGGCGTGTTCGCCGCAGCAAATCCGGCTGACAGTCACGGCCTGCCGGTGGCCATTCTTCGTAATAACGGTGATGCTTATCCGGTTAACGGCCGCATCCTGTTCTCGGGCATTAATGTGGATGCCAGCACTGGCGACGTACTGCTACGCATTCTGGTGGACAACCCGCAAAGATTGCTGTTGCCCGGCATGTTTGTGCGGGCCCGTGTGCCGCACGGGAGCTATGCCGAGGCACTATTGGTGCCGCAGCAGGCGGTGGTGCGGAATGGGGAGGGTGCCTATATTTGGGTCGTAGACGAGAATAGGCGGGCACATTTGGTATTAGTACGGCTCGGCGAACTGGTGAGACGCCAATACCTTATCCTTACAGGTTTGCATGCTGGTCAGAACATTGTGGTTGAAGGGATGGATCGGTTGGCGGAGGGGGTCGAAGTGGCGTCTTCCCCATGGCAGACCATGCCTCCTCGCTCACGTCACAATCTGTTAAGCCATCGAGAGATTTCGTGA
- a CDS encoding efflux RND transporter permease subunit: MFSGPHSPMKGQFNLSAWALAHQQLVAFLMLVVMVAGVMSYERLPRNEDPAFTIKTAVVSANWPGATVKDTLNFVTDTLEKKLQETPYLDYLESYTRAGETVVFVNLRDDVPPASVPDIWYTIRKKMTDVAASLPEGVSTPAVNDEFGDTFGTIYGFTADGYSSRELRDKVDDIRTELLTLPDIGKIEMLGVEEEQIVIAFSPRQLAGLGLSLQQVIDTLKAQNAVTPAGVIRTGSDKVALHVSGAFVSEQSLRQVTLHVGGRFIPLTDIATITRETAEPPAPTFRVNGEKAIGLAISMAPTGNILDFGQAIRDRMKRIVAQLPHGIEAVKVADQSAVVKNAVNGFIQVLMEAIGIVLAVSFVSLGSRAGLVVAASIPIVLAMTFTGMEIAGIGLQRISLGALIIALGLLVDDAMITVEAMVSRLEEGWSLQRAAASAYESTAFPMLTGTLVMIAGFIPVGFAASSAGEYCFSLFVVVLLALLSSWIVAILFSPLLGVWLLPATSVIHQTGRGRLTNWYERLLCYVLNHRAQTISIAVAMLLAAVFGATRLEGEFFPASDRTELLVSLTLPTNVSQSATARQALRLEKILSNDPDVDHFSTYIGSGAVRFYLPMDVLLGHENIAQLVVVAKSLKARDVLQARLDRVMESDFGNLVTRVSPLELGPPVGWPLKYRVSGPDVERVRDIALKLASLIGKHPGTRDINLTAGEPERSVNVKLNQTEARAVGLSSQEVASELAAIFSGTTLTTVRDGNRLVDVVIRGRQDERQDVATVANLQIPTADGHVVPLRQIASVTYGVDDPIIWRRQREPFISVQLDVAPGLRAQTVSADLAATIDQYRATLPVGYRIQEGGVVIESDKGNCSVYAVLPVTVLVMLILLMIQLQRFSRMILAFLTAPFGLIGVVATMLPTGTPMGFVALLGVIALAGMIIRNAVILISEVDRNICSGAAAQTAIIEAARHRSRPILLTACAAILGMIPIAHQVFWGPMAYAIIGGLLVATIFTLTVLPAALSLLMQWEGQK, encoded by the coding sequence ATGTTTTCCGGTCCGCATTCGCCGATGAAAGGGCAGTTTAATCTTTCAGCCTGGGCATTGGCCCATCAACAGCTGGTGGCGTTTTTGATGTTGGTGGTGATGGTCGCCGGCGTGATGAGTTATGAACGTCTGCCGCGTAATGAAGACCCGGCCTTTACGATCAAAACTGCCGTGGTGTCGGCAAACTGGCCGGGTGCAACGGTGAAAGACACACTTAATTTTGTCACAGATACGCTGGAGAAGAAGTTACAGGAAACACCTTATCTTGATTATCTTGAGAGCTACACCCGTGCCGGAGAGACGGTGGTTTTCGTTAATCTGCGTGATGATGTACCGCCAGCTTCGGTACCTGATATCTGGTACACCATCCGCAAAAAAATGACGGATGTTGCCGCGTCACTGCCTGAAGGTGTAAGCACACCCGCTGTCAATGACGAGTTTGGTGACACGTTTGGCACGATTTATGGCTTTACTGCTGACGGTTATTCATCGCGTGAATTACGCGATAAGGTCGACGATATCCGTACTGAACTGCTGACCCTTCCGGATATCGGTAAAATTGAGATGCTGGGTGTCGAGGAAGAGCAAATCGTCATCGCATTTTCACCGCGCCAGCTGGCAGGGCTGGGATTGAGTCTCCAACAGGTGATTGACACACTCAAGGCGCAGAATGCAGTGACCCCGGCAGGCGTCATCCGCACCGGTAGTGATAAGGTCGCACTGCATGTCAGCGGGGCATTTGTTTCTGAACAGAGCTTGCGTCAGGTGACATTGCACGTCGGGGGGCGTTTTATTCCGTTGACTGATATCGCGACAATTACCCGTGAAACAGCAGAACCTCCAGCGCCAACGTTCCGTGTCAATGGCGAAAAAGCCATCGGTTTAGCCATTTCCATGGCACCGACCGGAAATATACTCGATTTCGGTCAGGCGATACGGGATCGCATGAAGCGCATTGTCGCCCAGCTGCCGCACGGGATTGAGGCCGTCAAGGTGGCAGATCAGTCGGCGGTGGTTAAAAACGCAGTGAACGGATTTATCCAGGTGTTGATGGAAGCTATTGGTATTGTCCTGGCGGTGTCTTTCGTCTCGCTTGGTAGCCGGGCAGGATTAGTGGTAGCCGCATCGATACCTATTGTATTGGCGATGACGTTTACCGGTATGGAGATCGCTGGTATTGGGTTACAGCGTATTTCGCTTGGTGCGTTGATTATCGCTCTGGGGCTGTTGGTCGATGATGCCATGATTACTGTTGAAGCTATGGTATCCCGTCTGGAAGAGGGATGGAGTCTGCAACGGGCGGCAGCCTCGGCCTATGAAAGCACGGCGTTTCCGATGTTAACCGGAACGCTGGTGATGATTGCCGGTTTTATTCCGGTGGGGTTTGCGGCGTCCAGTGCCGGAGAATACTGTTTTTCGCTGTTCGTGGTCGTGCTGTTGGCATTGCTCAGTTCCTGGATTGTGGCGATTCTGTTTTCACCCTTACTGGGTGTCTGGCTACTGCCCGCCACGTCGGTAATTCATCAGACTGGCCGTGGTCGTTTGACCAACTGGTATGAACGCCTACTGTGTTATGTCCTGAATCACCGGGCTCAAACCATATCGATTGCCGTGGCTATGCTTCTTGCCGCCGTATTTGGTGCAACTCGGCTCGAAGGCGAGTTTTTCCCGGCATCGGATCGTACTGAATTACTGGTCAGTTTGACACTGCCGACAAACGTGTCTCAATCTGCAACCGCACGGCAGGCATTGCGACTGGAGAAAATACTCAGCAATGATCCAGATGTGGATCATTTCTCAACCTATATCGGATCGGGTGCAGTGCGCTTTTATCTGCCGATGGATGTGTTACTGGGCCATGAAAATATTGCTCAGTTGGTGGTGGTCGCCAAGAGCCTGAAAGCACGTGATGTGTTACAAGCACGGCTAGATCGAGTGATGGAAAGCGATTTCGGTAACCTGGTAACACGGGTGTCTCCGCTGGAACTGGGGCCACCGGTCGGCTGGCCGCTCAAATATCGGGTCAGTGGACCAGATGTTGAGCGGGTACGCGATATTGCTTTAAAGCTTGCCAGCCTGATTGGCAAGCACCCCGGCACACGGGATATTAATCTGACGGCGGGTGAGCCGGAGCGCTCGGTGAACGTGAAGCTTAACCAAACCGAAGCGCGTGCAGTCGGTTTGAGTTCTCAGGAGGTTGCCAGTGAGTTAGCCGCTATTTTCTCCGGCACAACGCTTACTACCGTACGTGACGGTAACCGGTTGGTTGATGTTGTCATCCGGGGGAGACAGGATGAGCGGCAGGATGTGGCGACAGTGGCCAATCTGCAAATCCCCACGGCGGATGGGCATGTTGTGCCGCTCCGTCAGATAGCCTCGGTGACTTATGGTGTCGATGACCCGATTATCTGGCGTCGTCAGCGTGAGCCCTTTATCAGTGTGCAACTGGATGTGGCTCCAGGCCTGCGTGCTCAAACGGTCTCTGCCGATCTGGCGGCGACAATTGATCAGTATCGGGCCACATTGCCAGTGGGATATCGTATTCAGGAAGGTGGGGTGGTTATCGAGTCTGACAAAGGCAATTGCTCGGTGTATGCCGTTCTGCCGGTGACGGTGCTGGTTATGCTGATATTGCTGATGATTCAACTACAGCGTTTTTCCCGGATGATCCTGGCGTTCCTGACGGCGCCCTTCGGGCTGATTGGTGTGGTGGCCACGATGTTGCCGACCGGTACGCCAATGGGATTCGTTGCCCTGTTGGGGGTGATTGCGCTGGCGGGGATGATTATCCGTAATGCGGTTATTCTTATCAGTGAAGTAGACCGCAATATATGCAGTGGTGCGGCGGCGCAGACGGCCATTATTGAGGCGGCTCGTCACCGGTCACGCCCCATTCTGCTCACCGCCTGTGCGGCAATTCTCGGTATGATTCCTATTGCTCATCAGGTGTTTTGGGGGCCGATGGCGTATGCCATTATTGGCGGGTTGCTGGTGGCCACGATCTTTACGCTGACGGTATTACCCGCGGCGCTGAGTTTACTGATGCAATGGGAAGGGCAAAAGTGA
- a CDS encoding ATP-binding protein — protein sequence MFWPDSFPPNDDWAPSGLEWGWILSTTAVALTLALTVAIKLSRRILLPLTSVAESLRQIAQGDLDARAVTNDSSLSEAALLVHDFNTMAERLQRMAQEQTFWNAAIAHELRTPVTILRGRLQGLAEGVFEPDAAQFRSLLAQVEGLTRLIEDLRVVGLADSGHLQIQLCDADLSGEIKAAMQLFEPSLHAAGLSPVLDLEDKPVRCDPARILQALLALLENARRHAVPGGVRVQMRVEHDSSYLSVEDDGPGIAETLATHVFDAFQRGDSARTREGAGSGLGLAVVRAIALAHGGQATCRPSLTGGTLFEVRWPNKTETKNSSL from the coding sequence ATGTTTTGGCCGGACAGCTTTCCGCCAAATGACGACTGGGCACCATCGGGGCTTGAATGGGGCTGGATACTATCGACCACCGCTGTCGCACTGACCCTCGCGCTCACTGTCGCCATTAAGCTCTCGCGCCGCATCCTTTTGCCGCTAACGTCAGTTGCCGAGAGCCTCCGTCAGATTGCGCAAGGCGATCTTGATGCCCGGGCAGTCACAAACGACAGTTCGTTGAGCGAAGCTGCTTTGTTGGTCCATGACTTTAACACTATGGCTGAGCGCCTACAGCGTATGGCGCAAGAGCAAACTTTCTGGAACGCGGCGATTGCTCACGAGTTGCGTACGCCGGTGACCATCCTCCGGGGTAGACTGCAAGGGCTTGCCGAAGGCGTTTTTGAACCTGACGCCGCGCAGTTTCGTAGCCTACTCGCTCAGGTTGAGGGGTTGACTCGCTTGATCGAGGATTTGAGGGTGGTAGGACTTGCCGACAGTGGTCACCTGCAAATTCAGCTGTGCGACGCTGACCTCTCTGGTGAAATCAAGGCCGCCATGCAGTTATTTGAACCCAGCCTGCACGCGGCCGGTTTGTCACCAGTACTCGATTTGGAAGACAAACCTGTTCGGTGTGACCCAGCCAGGATTCTCCAGGCTTTGCTGGCGCTGCTGGAAAACGCACGACGCCACGCTGTACCCGGCGGTGTTCGTGTTCAGATGCGAGTGGAGCATGACTCATCCTACCTGAGCGTCGAAGACGATGGCCCAGGAATTGCCGAAACACTTGCGACCCACGTGTTCGATGCCTTTCAGCGCGGGGATTCCGCGCGCACGCGCGAAGGTGCCGGTAGCGGACTGGGATTGGCTGTCGTGCGGGCTATCGCGCTGGCACATGGCGGGCAAGCGACCTGCCGCCCCTCATTAACTGGTGGGACCCTCTTCGAGGTACGCTGGCCTAACAAAACCGAGACTAAAAATAGCTCACTATAA
- a CDS encoding MFS transporter, with protein sequence MSLESKQVPMGQPKPEGNIDPGPYWQIRFWAIFSGQALSLLGSALTQFVLLWWITDTTGSVSALATAGMAALLPQALLSPLGGTFADRYSRRLLMIGADVISALCMLVLIVLFLTQRIELWHLYTMMFIRSAMQAFQAPAAAASMSMLVPHGFLSRAAGLNQTLQALTLVAAAPLGALAISVMPLGWALSIDVSTALLGIVPLLIFSIPQACAGMNASSSIWREFREGLQLVWSDPGLRRLYGLLGIVVLVTMPSFMLVPLLVKEYFAGGAPQVALIEGLEGIGMVLGGLVVAASAPRRKMYWILWGFTASCFSLALTALVPPRLFGVAIAWWVVSGFTFILGDAPLTALLQSTIPNHLQGRVLSLLNTVMGLAAPIGLAIVTPVGELIGIRWLFVLMGVLGGLVCLTGFLSPKLLQLEKMP encoded by the coding sequence ATGAGTCTTGAATCAAAACAGGTTCCTATGGGCCAGCCCAAACCGGAAGGTAATATTGACCCCGGTCCGTATTGGCAGATACGATTTTGGGCTATTTTCAGTGGACAAGCGCTGTCTTTGCTGGGCTCCGCCTTGACACAGTTTGTGCTGTTGTGGTGGATCACGGATACCACCGGCAGTGTGTCCGCCCTGGCGACCGCCGGCATGGCGGCACTGCTACCCCAGGCTTTACTGAGTCCCTTGGGCGGAACGTTCGCCGATCGCTATAGTCGACGTTTGCTGATGATCGGTGCTGATGTGATCAGTGCGTTGTGCATGCTGGTATTGATCGTGTTGTTTCTGACCCAGCGTATCGAGCTGTGGCACCTTTACACCATGATGTTTATCCGTAGCGCGATGCAGGCTTTTCAGGCCCCGGCGGCGGCAGCTAGCATGTCTATGCTGGTGCCGCATGGCTTTTTGTCACGCGCAGCGGGACTTAATCAGACGCTGCAAGCTTTGACGCTGGTGGCGGCCGCTCCCCTTGGCGCGCTTGCCATCAGCGTGATGCCGCTGGGCTGGGCGCTCAGCATTGATGTCTCCACCGCGCTGCTCGGCATCGTGCCTTTGCTGATATTCAGCATTCCTCAGGCATGCGCCGGTATGAATGCCTCCAGTAGCATATGGCGCGAGTTCCGCGAAGGATTGCAGTTGGTATGGTCTGACCCGGGCCTGCGTAGGCTCTATGGCTTACTCGGGATTGTCGTGCTGGTGACTATGCCGTCGTTTATGCTAGTGCCGCTGCTGGTGAAAGAATACTTCGCTGGTGGCGCACCTCAGGTAGCCCTCATAGAAGGGCTGGAGGGCATAGGTATGGTGCTCGGTGGCCTGGTGGTGGCGGCAAGTGCGCCACGGAGGAAAATGTATTGGATTCTTTGGGGCTTTACTGCATCGTGTTTCTCTCTGGCGTTGACCGCTCTGGTACCGCCCAGGCTTTTTGGGGTGGCAATTGCTTGGTGGGTGGTGAGTGGTTTCACCTTTATTCTCGGTGATGCGCCGCTCACCGCATTGCTACAGAGCACTATACCTAACCATTTGCAGGGGCGCGTGTTATCGCTGTTGAATACCGTGATGGGATTGGCGGCACCGATTGGGTTGGCGATTGTTACCCCGGTGGGTGAACTGATCGGCATTCGCTGGTTATTTGTGCTGATGGGCGTGCTTGGCGGCCTGGTGTGTCTGACCGGCTTCCTTTCTCCTAAATTACTTCAATTGGAGAAAATGCCTTAA
- a CDS encoding response regulator, translating to MAGFPHDSSTGLVDDGKGSALILIAEDEFEIAEILTAYLTRSGLRTVHAIDGLQALELHLTLKPDLVLLDVQMPRMDGWQVLSEIRHRGDTAVIMLTALDQDIDKLMGLRIGADDYVVKPFNPAEVVARVQAVLRRTSSRGMNSEPKVMRVDIFEIDLDQHEVTVDLGHRKHLLTLTLTEFKLLVHLAKAPRQVFSRSELLAVCLPEGDTLERTVDSHISKLRKKLEDLGVSCVPTSVRGVGYKFGSTS from the coding sequence ATGGCAGGCTTTCCACATGATTCATCTACTGGGCTAGTGGATGATGGTAAGGGATCTGCTCTGATACTCATCGCCGAAGATGAGTTTGAGATTGCTGAAATCCTGACAGCCTATCTTACGCGCAGTGGGTTACGTACTGTTCACGCCATCGACGGGCTACAAGCTCTGGAGTTACACCTGACACTTAAACCTGACCTTGTACTCTTGGATGTACAGATGCCACGGATGGATGGCTGGCAGGTGCTTTCCGAGATTCGCCATCGTGGTGATACGGCGGTGATCATGCTTACCGCACTGGATCAGGATATCGACAAGCTAATGGGGTTGCGTATCGGCGCGGATGATTACGTCGTCAAGCCCTTCAACCCTGCCGAAGTCGTCGCGCGCGTACAGGCTGTGTTGCGACGAACGTCATCCCGAGGCATGAATTCAGAGCCAAAAGTCATGCGGGTGGATATCTTCGAGATCGACCTGGACCAGCATGAGGTCACGGTGGACCTTGGTCATCGCAAGCATCTTCTTACTCTGACTCTTACTGAATTCAAGCTGCTGGTGCACCTGGCGAAAGCACCCAGACAGGTATTCAGCCGCAGCGAACTACTGGCCGTTTGTCTGCCAGAGGGCGATACGCTGGAGCGTACGGTGGACAGTCATATTAGCAAACTGCGCAAGAAACTGGAGGATCTTGGGGTGAGTTGTGTGCCCACTAGTGTGCGCGGCGTAGGTTACAAGTTTGGCAGTACCTCATGA